From a single Oceanobacillus kimchii X50 genomic region:
- a CDS encoding LLM class flavin-dependent oxidoreductase, translated as MLTNNEHKTFQDIPLSVLDLAPIVQGSNAKQAFQDSVRLAQHVEKLGFNRYWLAEHHNMQGIGSSATSVLIGHIAGHTNHMRIGSGGVMLPNHATLVIAEQFGTLESLYPGRIDLGLGRAPGSDQATAYALRRTLHAGSEEFPMQVNELQDYFSNDPVSQVKAVPGQGLDIPIWLLGSSDFSARLAAEKGLPFSFASHFAPQYTVPAIQLYRRNFQPSTIMDKPYAMVGINVIAADTDEEADYLANSHRIQFLNLRRGKESKLQPPVENMDTIWSPMEKAAVEESLDPRTTIVGSKETIKKGIEAFRKETDADEMIITSQIYDMKARLRSYEIIGEIMD; from the coding sequence ATGTTAACAAACAACGAACACAAAACATTTCAAGATATACCACTCTCTGTATTAGATTTAGCACCTATTGTTCAAGGTTCTAATGCCAAACAAGCTTTCCAAGACAGTGTGCGATTAGCACAACATGTAGAAAAGTTAGGTTTCAATCGTTATTGGCTAGCAGAGCATCACAATATGCAGGGTATTGGTAGTTCTGCAACGTCGGTTCTAATAGGACATATAGCTGGTCATACTAATCATATGCGTATTGGATCCGGCGGAGTAATGTTGCCGAATCATGCTACTCTTGTGATTGCAGAGCAATTTGGAACATTGGAATCTCTATATCCAGGACGAATTGATCTTGGTCTGGGTAGAGCTCCTGGAAGCGACCAAGCTACTGCCTACGCATTAAGAAGAACGTTACATGCAGGATCTGAAGAGTTCCCAATGCAAGTAAACGAACTTCAAGATTATTTTTCTAATGATCCTGTATCACAAGTAAAAGCAGTTCCTGGTCAGGGCTTGGATATTCCCATATGGTTACTAGGATCTAGTGACTTTAGCGCTCGATTAGCAGCTGAAAAAGGACTTCCTTTCTCATTTGCTTCTCATTTCGCACCACAGTATACAGTACCAGCGATACAGTTATATCGAAGAAATTTCCAGCCATCTACAATAATGGATAAGCCTTATGCAATGGTGGGGATAAATGTTATTGCCGCAGATACGGATGAAGAAGCAGATTACTTAGCTAACTCCCACCGTATTCAATTTCTTAATTTACGTAGAGGAAAAGAATCGAAGCTTCAGCCACCTGTAGAGAATATGGACACCATATGGTCTCCAATGGAGAAAGCTGCTGTCGAAGAATCTCTTGATCCTCGTACAACGATAGTCGGCAGTAAAGAAACAATCAAAAAAGGAATCGAAGCATTTCGTAAAGAAACAGATGCTGACGAGATGATTATTACCTCCCAAATATATGATATGAAGGCACGTCTTCGCTCTTATGAGATTATTGGAGAGATTATGGATTAA
- the gltB gene encoding glutamate synthase large subunit, with amino-acid sequence MSKQGYPDQQGLYHPDFEHEACGIGMIANINGKKTHNIVQNAINILCNLEHRGGQSADTSTGDGAGIMTQIPDRFFQLQCVKENIHLPREGDYGVGMIFLPRDRQLRMTCRKMIEQIVEDEGQTFLGWRPVPTNESFIGKVASKSAPSVRQFFIQCSDSIKDQMEFERRLFVIRKCIENIVAGQPEYEDVYICSLSTRTIVYKGMLVPEQLDAYYIDLNHPDFKSALALVHSRFSTNTFPSWKRSHPNRYTIHNGEFNTLRGNVNWMQAREQLCVSDHFSEEDLEKILPVMDTDGSDSSIFDNTFEFLHLSGRSLAHTAMMMVPEPWSNDDNIKDEKRDFYEYHSTLMEPWDGPAALVFTNGSQIGACLDRNGLRPARYYVTKDGMVVLGSEVGALDIFADDILYKDRLAPGKMLLVDLEKGVIVPDETIKMQISSEKPYKEWLKNKVDLQDLPKPTSDYPVNHGDKLLEQQLAFGYTQEELNKIMKPLVSDGKDPVGSMGYDSPLAVLSKRPQLLYNYFKQLFAQVTNPPLDAIREKIITMVETTIGAEGNLTKPTADNCRHIRLETPVLRNEELEAIRHQRLERLSVETLSTLFDTEKEGNMKEALDTLFVQADRAMKRGVSLLILSDRGVNEKQAAIPALLAVSGLHHHLIRKGVRTKVSLLVESGEPREVHHFAALLGYGAEAINPYLAFDTYFNLFQADEIKVDSVDEAYTRYITAVTDGIIKILSKMGISTIQSYRGAQIFEAVGIHQDVTDYYFTGTASRLGGIKLDTIEKEAMMRHQLAFAEARDGKRNLIPGDEFQYRVNGEDHQYNPQTIQTLQHSVRSNNYELFKEYSNMLTDDALNLQSLRGLVDFKDRTPVPIEEVEPVENIVKRFKTGAMSFGSISKEAHEALAIAMNRLGGRSNTGEGGESIDRFIPDENGDLRRSAVKQVASGRFGVTSNYLVNADEIQIKVAQGAKPGEGGQLPGKKVYPWVAEVRGSTPGVELISPPPHHDIYSIEDLAELIYNLKNANPNARISVKLVAAVGVGTIAAGVAKGRADHVVISGYDGGTGAAPRTSLKHTGLPWEIGLAETHQTLLLNGLRDRITVETDGKMMTGRDVVVAALLGAEEYGFSTAPLVALGCVMMRVCHLDTCPVGIATQNPALREKFSGDPDHVVNFMQFIAQEAREIMASLGFRTINEMIGRSDVLEAKQLDHWKAKDIDLSALLYRPELPFKIDQYATQQQDHGIDKTLDYQELLPICESTIEDGTPIEFSVAIRNINRVTGTLLGHAITEKYGEHGLPEDTIKLNFNGSAGQSFGAFIPKGMSLKLIGDANDFVGKGLSGGKIIVRPSSTVTFEPEKNIIIGNVAFYGASAGEAYIRGIAGERFAVRNSGASIVVEGIGDHGCEYMTGGQVIVLGKTGRNFAAGMSGGVAYVFDEKDEFNNMVNNSLVHVERVTDEKELVDLYNSIEKHVEYTDSGHAARILSYWEKYSTSFIRVIPKAYLAMRERISMLMNTGLTKYQAELQAFEETNQIKVQKDKVNV; translated from the coding sequence ATGAGTAAACAAGGATATCCTGATCAACAGGGACTATATCATCCAGACTTTGAACATGAAGCATGTGGAATAGGGATGATTGCCAATATAAATGGTAAGAAAACTCACAATATAGTACAAAATGCGATTAATATATTGTGTAACCTAGAACATCGAGGTGGACAATCAGCAGATACAAGCACGGGTGATGGGGCTGGTATTATGACCCAAATACCCGATCGTTTCTTTCAACTTCAATGTGTGAAAGAGAATATTCACTTACCTCGTGAAGGTGACTATGGCGTAGGGATGATTTTCTTACCTAGAGATCGTCAATTAAGAATGACTTGTAGAAAAATGATAGAACAAATTGTTGAAGATGAAGGACAAACATTTCTAGGCTGGAGGCCTGTACCAACGAATGAATCTTTTATAGGGAAAGTTGCATCTAAGAGTGCTCCATCGGTTCGACAATTTTTTATTCAATGCTCGGATAGCATTAAGGATCAGATGGAATTTGAACGTAGATTATTTGTGATACGTAAATGCATCGAAAATATTGTTGCAGGTCAACCAGAATATGAGGATGTATACATTTGTAGTTTATCTACAAGAACAATTGTTTATAAAGGTATGTTAGTACCGGAACAATTAGATGCCTACTATATTGACCTCAACCATCCAGATTTTAAATCTGCGTTAGCACTCGTTCACTCACGCTTTAGTACCAACACATTCCCAAGTTGGAAAAGATCTCACCCTAATCGATATACCATCCATAATGGAGAATTTAATACGTTACGCGGTAATGTAAATTGGATGCAAGCCAGAGAACAACTCTGTGTATCTGATCATTTTAGTGAAGAAGATTTGGAAAAAATATTACCAGTTATGGATACAGATGGAAGTGATTCCTCTATATTTGATAATACATTTGAATTTTTACATCTTTCAGGAAGATCATTAGCTCATACGGCAATGATGATGGTTCCAGAACCTTGGTCGAATGATGACAATATTAAAGATGAAAAGCGTGATTTTTATGAATATCATAGTACATTAATGGAACCATGGGACGGTCCAGCTGCACTAGTGTTTACGAATGGAAGCCAAATCGGAGCATGTTTAGACCGGAATGGATTAAGACCAGCAAGATATTATGTTACAAAGGATGGAATGGTTGTTTTAGGATCTGAAGTAGGGGCATTAGATATTTTTGCTGATGATATCTTGTATAAAGATCGTTTAGCACCAGGAAAAATGTTACTTGTTGATTTAGAAAAAGGAGTTATCGTTCCTGATGAAACGATAAAAATGCAAATATCCTCTGAAAAACCTTACAAAGAATGGCTAAAAAATAAAGTTGATTTGCAAGACCTTCCGAAACCGACAAGTGATTATCCTGTTAACCACGGTGATAAATTGTTAGAACAGCAGTTAGCTTTTGGTTATACACAAGAAGAATTAAATAAAATTATGAAACCATTAGTTTCAGATGGAAAAGATCCAGTAGGTTCGATGGGGTATGATTCGCCTTTAGCAGTCTTATCGAAACGCCCTCAACTGCTATATAATTACTTTAAACAACTGTTTGCTCAAGTAACTAATCCACCTTTGGATGCGATTCGAGAGAAGATAATTACAATGGTGGAGACGACAATCGGAGCTGAAGGGAACTTAACGAAGCCTACAGCGGATAATTGTAGACATATTCGTCTAGAGACACCCGTTTTACGTAATGAAGAGTTAGAAGCAATACGACATCAGCGCTTAGAAAGGCTATCCGTAGAAACGCTATCTACATTGTTTGATACTGAAAAAGAAGGAAATATGAAAGAAGCGCTTGATACACTATTTGTACAGGCGGATAGAGCAATGAAGAGAGGCGTCAGTTTACTTATCCTGTCAGACAGGGGAGTAAATGAGAAACAAGCAGCAATTCCAGCCTTGTTAGCAGTTTCTGGTTTGCATCATCATTTGATTCGTAAGGGAGTTCGTACGAAAGTTAGTTTATTAGTTGAGTCAGGAGAGCCTAGAGAGGTACATCATTTTGCAGCTTTATTAGGATATGGAGCAGAAGCGATTAACCCTTATCTTGCTTTCGATACGTATTTTAATTTATTCCAAGCGGATGAAATAAAGGTAGATTCAGTAGATGAGGCGTATACGAGATATATTACTGCTGTAACTGACGGAATTATCAAAATATTATCTAAAATGGGCATTTCTACAATTCAAAGTTATCGTGGTGCTCAAATTTTTGAGGCGGTAGGTATACATCAGGATGTTACCGATTATTACTTTACTGGAACAGCTTCTCGATTAGGGGGCATTAAGCTTGATACTATCGAAAAAGAAGCAATGATGAGACATCAGCTAGCATTTGCAGAAGCTCGAGATGGAAAACGTAATTTAATACCTGGTGATGAGTTCCAATACAGAGTTAATGGTGAAGATCATCAATATAATCCACAGACGATTCAAACATTGCAACATTCTGTAAGATCCAATAACTACGAGCTCTTTAAAGAGTATTCTAATATGCTTACCGATGATGCATTAAACTTACAATCCTTGCGTGGATTAGTAGATTTTAAAGACAGGACGCCGGTACCAATTGAAGAAGTAGAGCCTGTAGAAAATATTGTAAAACGATTTAAAACAGGAGCAATGTCTTTTGGATCGATTAGTAAAGAAGCACATGAAGCTTTAGCGATCGCAATGAATCGATTAGGTGGACGCAGTAATACTGGAGAAGGTGGTGAGTCCATCGATCGGTTTATACCAGATGAAAATGGTGACTTAAGAAGAAGTGCCGTAAAACAAGTTGCCTCTGGACGTTTTGGTGTAACTAGTAATTATTTAGTAAATGCAGATGAGATTCAAATAAAAGTAGCACAAGGAGCCAAACCAGGTGAAGGTGGCCAGCTCCCTGGCAAAAAAGTATACCCATGGGTAGCGGAAGTGCGTGGATCAACTCCTGGAGTTGAATTAATCTCTCCACCACCTCACCACGATATTTATTCCATCGAAGATCTTGCGGAATTAATCTATAACTTGAAAAATGCCAATCCTAATGCGCGTATTAGTGTAAAACTAGTGGCAGCTGTAGGAGTTGGAACAATTGCAGCAGGTGTAGCGAAAGGAAGAGCGGACCATGTTGTGATTAGTGGTTATGATGGCGGTACAGGTGCAGCACCTCGTACTAGCTTGAAGCATACTGGACTTCCTTGGGAAATTGGTTTGGCTGAAACACATCAAACATTATTATTAAACGGATTACGTGACCGTATTACTGTGGAAACAGACGGTAAGATGATGACTGGTAGAGATGTAGTTGTTGCTGCTTTATTAGGAGCAGAAGAGTACGGCTTCTCTACAGCGCCATTGGTAGCATTAGGCTGTGTAATGATGCGTGTTTGTCACTTAGACACTTGCCCAGTTGGAATTGCAACACAAAATCCTGCTTTAAGAGAAAAGTTTTCTGGTGACCCGGATCATGTCGTTAATTTCATGCAATTTATCGCTCAAGAAGCCAGAGAGATTATGGCATCACTTGGCTTCCGTACGATTAATGAAATGATTGGACGCTCCGATGTGCTAGAGGCAAAACAGCTGGATCATTGGAAAGCGAAAGATATTGATTTATCTGCATTATTATATAGACCGGAGCTACCTTTTAAAATAGATCAGTATGCAACGCAACAGCAGGATCATGGTATTGATAAAACATTGGATTATCAGGAGTTACTACCGATTTGTGAATCGACAATAGAAGATGGAACACCTATAGAATTTTCAGTTGCCATTCGAAATATTAACCGTGTAACAGGGACTTTATTAGGTCACGCGATTACAGAAAAATATGGTGAACATGGTTTACCTGAAGATACGATTAAACTAAACTTTAATGGTTCCGCAGGACAAAGTTTCGGTGCATTTATTCCAAAAGGAATGTCTCTAAAATTAATAGGAGATGCCAATGACTTTGTTGGTAAAGGATTGTCTGGTGGAAAAATAATCGTTAGACCATCTTCAACGGTTACATTTGAGCCCGAAAAGAATATTATCATAGGAAACGTCGCATTTTATGGTGCATCTGCAGGTGAAGCATACATTCGAGGCATAGCAGGAGAACGTTTTGCAGTTCGAAATAGTGGAGCGTCGATTGTTGTAGAAGGTATCGGTGATCATGGCTGTGAATATATGACTGGTGGCCAAGTAATCGTCCTTGGAAAAACCGGTAGAAACTTTGCTGCTGGTATGTCAGGTGGAGTTGCTTATGTATTTGATGAAAAAGACGAATTTAATAATATGGTAAATAATTCTCTCGTTCATGTTGAACGTGTTACGGATGAAAAAGAATTGGTAGACTTATACAATTCAATTGAAAAGCATGTGGAATATACAGATAGTGGTCATGCTGCAAGAATCCTTTCGTATTGGGAAAAATATTCAACATCATTTATTCGTGTAATTCCAAAAGCATATTTAGCAATGAGAGAACGTATATCCATGTTAATGAATACAGGATTAACTAAATATCAAGCAGAACTACAAGCTTTTGAGGAAACCAATCAAATTAAAGTACAAAAAGATAAGGTGAACGTATAA